In Pan troglodytes isolate AG18354 chromosome 20, NHGRI_mPanTro3-v2.0_pri, whole genome shotgun sequence, the genomic window GCAGCACAGATGTGCGCTGTAGAAAGGGCCCTGTgaccggctgggtgcggtggcacacgcctgtaatcccagcactttgggaggcaggcagatcacttgaggtcacgagttcgagaccagcctggccaacatagtgaaaccctgtgcctactgaaaaatacaaaaattagttgggcgtggtggcgggcacatgtagtcccagctacttgggagggctgaggcaggagaatcgcttgaacctggtaaaaggttgcagtgagctgagatcgtgccactgcactccagccttagcgacagagtgagattctgtctcaaaaaaaaaacaaaaaaaacgccCTGCGACCACCACTGTGGCTGGAAGTCTAGaagaaggctggggcagggactGGGCCAGAGGAGGGAGATGGCAGGTTTGAGTATGGGGAGGAGTGGAGGGTCTCCCAGGGACACAGCCATCAGAACCCTCCATTAGGAGGGAGCAGGTTGGGCAGGACTTTGTGGGGCATAAGTCGGGGGATGGACAATACCAAGGCCTCTCAGGGACCGAGGTGCCCCAGGAGAGGTGTCAAATTTCTCCTGTTCCTGTCTTCCCCGCCTTACTGCCCCCTCTCTGACGTCACATTTTCCAGTCTGGTCAGAGGGTGAGAGCCTCCCTCTCTGGCAGGAAGTGCCCTTTAGCCCCCTGCCACCTGGGCCAGACCACCCAGCCCCAGGATCCTCAAAGCCCCTTCCTCCCATCACTAGTCTTTTCTACCCCTGACCCCCCTTGTACTGACAGCAAGCATAGGGTCACGGGAGGAGATGGGAAGAGAGGATGGCTCCAGAAAGGACGCTTCCAAATGCATGCAATTCTCACTTCCAAGTGGGAGCGGAACAGCAGGTACGCGTGGACATGCAGAGTGGGGCACTGCAGACTCCAAAAGGTGGGAGCGTGGGGGAAGCTGAACAGTTACCAGTTGGGTACGTTGCTCACTATTCGGGTGCACTAAAGGCCCAGGCCAGTATACTGGATATACTGACATATATCCAGTAAGgaatctgcacttgtaccccctaaatgtttatctttttttttttaatgcacacaAGTCTTCCTGAGAACaagaagagacacacacacatagaatgtGGCAAGCAGaggtagagatggcgctgtgagCAGGAGGCTCAGAGGCAGAGATAAGAACCATCAGAGACTGTGCAGTGGGAAGGGGGACGGGGAGAAAACCAAGAGACAGATGGAGACGGACAAGGAGATGAGATAGGAACACTCAAAGACAGATGGGGAGGGACAGAGATGTCAGAAGAGACCAGGTGACAAAGCCTCACTGGAGTCAGGCCCGTGGCAACAGAGACCCAGCTTTAGATATGCCAACCTGAAGAAAGAGGGCAGAGAGACATGGAGAGACAGACAAGAGGCCAGCTTCAAGGACGGGAAGCCAGGACTCCCTTCAGGCCTCCGCGCTGGACAGATAGAGGGACCAGTGATGCTCCAGGGCTCTGTGGCTTACCCCACACTGATTCCAATCCCAGTCCCACTCCCACTCCATGGGACCCCCGGtttacttttctgtaaaatggaaggaGGAGCAATGCCACCCGCTCTCCAGAATGGCAAGTAGTTAATGATCAAGAGGCTGGGCTGGGGACTGGAAGATGCCGATAtgcaaaagttatttttaatggtaaatattacatacttattaaaatacagcaggatggctgggcacggtggtggctcatgcttctaatTACAGCACtaaggctaaggcaggtggatagcttgaggccaggagtttgagaccagcctggccaacatggcaaaaccccatctctactaaaaatgcaaaaattagcctaggcatggtggctcacgcctgtaatcccagcactttgggagaccgaggcaagtggatcacttgaggtcaggagttcgagaccagcctggccaacatggcaaaaccccatctctactaaaaatgcaaaaaattagccgggcatggtggtgcttgcctgtaatcccagctacttggaaggctgaggcaccagaattgcttgaacccgggaggcagaggttgcagtgcgctgagatcgcaccactgcactccagcctgggcaacagagtgagaccccatctcgaaaaatattttatatatatataggacaCCCAGTTATTGAATTTTACATGAACAATTTTATAGTTTAGGTATGTCCTAAAtatttcatgtatgtatgtatatgttacaTGTAtagctgtgtttttttgttgttttttgctgaATTATTTGAGCAAGttacagactttttttgtttgtttctttttttgagatgaagtttcgctcttgttccccaggctggagtgcaatggcatgatcttggctcactgcaacctccatctccctggttcaagcaattctcctgcctcagcctcccgagtagctgggattacaagcacccgccaccacgcccggctaattttttgtatttttagtagagacagggtttcaccatgttggacaggctgatctagaactcctgacctcagatgatccacccgcctcagcctcccaaagtgctgggattacaggcgtgagtcaccgcgcccaacCACAAGTTACAGACATTATAACATTTCATCTCTGAGTTCATTTTCTAAATGATATCTTTCCTCCTGAATACCATTATCAAATCTAAGAAAAGAATTCTATGATATTTCATATTCAGTTCATACTCCAGTTTCCCCAATTGTCCTAAACTATTACAGCGCGGAAGGGCATGGGGTCTGGAGAAGGAGAGCAGTGGGAGGATGCCTGCCTTACCTTCCCCCTTCATCAAATGAGAGTATGTATTGTACTCGCCTCATAGAAGGATTCAATGAAGGGGTATGGCACAGTTGGTTTCACACAATGAGCCCTCATTTAATGTTGGCTGTTATTGCTACTATTGTTATTGTTGAAATTGTTGATGTCAATATTGCTACGATTGGCACTCCTGGGAAGCAGCCCCAGGACGCCCTCCCTACTGGGCCTGGTGGGGGATTGGGTGGGCCTTCACTCCTGCTCCACGCCCCCGCAGTTACTCTGCCGATTGTGACGTCAGCTGACGCTGGGGGCGGGTGGGGGAATCTGGCCGGAAATCCCTCTTCCTGTTGCAGATAAGCCCAGCTTAGCCCAGCTGACCCCAGAccctctcccctcactccccCCATGTCGCAGGATCAAGACCCTGAGGCAGACAGCCCGTTCACCaagccccccgccccgcccccatcACCCCGTAAACTTCTCCCAGCCTCCGCCCTGCCCTCACCCAGCCCGCTGTTCCCCAAGCCTCGCTCCAAGCCCACGCCACCCCTGCAGCAGGGCAGCCCCAGAGGCCAGCACCTATCCCCAAGGCTGGGGTCGAGGCtcggccccgcccctgcccctgcAACTTGAGCCTGGCTGCGACCCCTGCTCTGACGTCTCGGAAAATTCCCCCTTGCCCAGGCCCTTGGGGGAGGGGGGTGCATGGTATGAAATGGGGCTGAGACCCCCGGCTGGGGGCAGAGGAACCCGCCAGAGGTGAGCCATGAACTGAGGACTAGATGCCTGGGTGTCTGGGTTAGGAAGGACCTGGGGGACTAGACTCCCAAGAAGccgggggcctggactcctgggtctaaCAGAGGAAGAGAGCTGGGGTCCCTCACTCCCAGGACCAAGATTTTAGGctcctggggaaggagggagcGGAGGCCTGGACTCCTGGCTCTGAGGGAAGCTAGGGCTGGGGCCCAGACTCCAGGGCCTCCAAGTGTCACCAGCTCACCCATTGCCATCTGGACTTTTCCCGACCCAGAACATTCAGAAGGCCTTCATCGCATCCATGGACCTGTGGAACTGGGATGAGGCACCCCCACAGGAAGTGCCTCCAGGGAACAAGCTGGCAGGGCTTGGTAGGCTGCCGAGGCTGCCACAACGTGTGTGGGGAGGGTGTCCAGGTGGGGCCTCTGCTGACCCTAATCCCTTATCGCCTGCAGAAGGAGCCAAATTAGGCTTCTGTTTCCCTGATCTGGCACTCCAAGGGGACACGCCGACAGCGACAGCAGAGACATGCTGGAAAGGTGGCTGCGGGCTGGGACCCCTAAGTGCTGGAGAAGAAGCGGGGAGGCTGGGATCCTAGGGCAAAGGGAGGAGGGGGGCGTGCCTAGGTTCCTGGAACTGGGTGGGGAGGGGCCGCGTGCTTGACCCCTGAGGGTGAAGGAAAAGGGGGCGCGGGGTGCTGAAATACGGGCTGGGGGGGCCATAACTCCCAGTCCCTGACAAGTAGAGACTAGAGAGTGGGTAGTTGAGGGGTCTCTTTCATTGCTCACAGTCCTCCCTAAACTCAGGTACAAGCTCATCCCTGGCAAGCTTCCCACAGCTGGACTGGGGCTCCGCGTTACTGCACCCAGAAGTTCCATGGGGGGCGGGTGAGTGTGGGGAGAGGCGGTGGGAGGTGGGGACTGGGGTCCCGAGGCACCGGGGCTAGAGGTGTAGACTCCCTGATCTTTGAGGACTGAGAACACCTGCGCCCTCAAGGTGGCATGACCTGGATCCGGGACAGCCGGGCCCCAAGTGCCAGGGTTGAGAGCTTAGACCCTGGAGTTTTTGAGGGGGCACCTGGGCTCCCCTCACTCGGGATCCGTTACTCCTCACAGAGCCCGACTCTCAGGCTCTTCCGTGGTCGGGGGACTGGACAGACATGGCGTGCACAGCCTGGGACTCTTGGAGCGGCGCCTCGCAGACCCTGGGCCCCGCCCCTCTCGGCCCGGGCCCCATCCCCGCCGCCGGCTCCGAAGGCGCCGCGGGCCAGAACTGCGTCCCCGTGGCGGGAGGGGCTACCTCGTGGTCGCGCGCCCAGGCCGCCGGGAGCAACACCAGCTGGGACTGTTCTGTGGGGCCGGACGGCGATACCTACTGGGGCAGTGGCCTGGGCGGGGAGCCGCGCACGGACTGTACCATTTCGTGGGGCGGGCCCGCGGGCCCGGACTGTACCACCTCCTGGAACCCGGGGCTGCATGCGGGTGGCACCACCTCTTTGAAGCGGTACCAGAGCTCAGCTCTCACCGTTTTCTCCGAACCGAGCCCGCAGTCGGACCGTGCCAGTTTGGCTCGATGCCCCAAAACTAACCACCGAGGTGAGAGGGCCGCAAAGACTGCGGGGAGGGCGAAGCTGGAGTCCTGAGCCGGGACCCAGGCACCTAAGGGGGCGGGGCCCGGGAGACTGACAGTGAGGGGGGGCTTAGGGACCAGGGGCTCGAATAAGGAGGGGCCGGTGGCCCGCACTCCAGGTCCTTGGGGAGGAGAGGGCTAAGAAACTGGTAGTCTTATAGGGACCAAGGGGATGAGGACCCAGGCTCCTGGATTATATAAAACGAAAGCGATAAAGGCCCAGATTCCTGGGTCTCCGAGATGGGGAGGCCAAACTCCTAAATCTCTGAGACTGGGGCCCTGGACGCTTGAGTCTCCAAGGCTGACTGTTGGATCTCAGAGAAGGGGGGGCGGATCCCCTTCTCGGGTCCTGGGTCCCGAGTTGGGAGGACCCGGACCTCTAGATCAttgaagtggtgtgatctagggCCAGGAAGACTGAGTGTGCCCCTCCCTTCATCCCGCAGGTCCCATTCAGCTGTGGCAGTTCCTCCTGGAGCTGCTCCACGACGGGGCGCGTAGCAGCTGCATCCGTTGGACTGGCAACAGCCGCGAGTTCCAGCTGTGCGACCCCAAAGAGGTGGGGCAGCTCCCCTGCCCAGCGAAATCCTGCCCCGTCTCTTCTAGTTCAATTTAGCTCCGCCCAAGGGCTAGGTTCAATCGCGTAGCCCTCGGCCCCGCCGCTCCCCGGCCCACTCGAGGCCCCGCCCAACCCTTCTCAAACCCAATCTCCCGCCTGTACTCCTGCCTCAACCAACCCAGTCTCCACCGGGCTCTGCGAGGCCTCGCCCAGGTCTGCACTGCACACCGCCCCCAGGCCCGGCCCTCCCCACTATCGCCAAGCCCCGCCCCTTCCCACTCCGACCGAGCGGGCCTCTGTCCTAGGTGGCTCGGCTGTGGGGCGAGCGCAAGAGAAAGCCGGGCATGAATTACGAGAAGCTGAGCCGGGGCCTTCGCTACTACTATCGCCGCGACATCGTGCGCAAGAGCGGGGGGCGAAAGTACACGTACCGCTTCGGGGGCCGCGTGCCCAGCCTAGCCTATCCGGAATGTGCGGGAGGCGGACGGGGAGCAGTGACACAATAAAAATTCTCGGTCAAACCTCTTCGCGCGTGCTCCTCTGCTGCATTCTTCCCGCTGATACTGACTACACCAGCTAGGGAGCCTAAGTGTGCAGCTCCACATGTTGGAATTTGGCCTCCCCACCTCGGAGACCCAGGCGTCTCACATGATCCAGAGGCCTGGATCCTTGCTCGCTAAAAGACTGCAGTGTCTTAGTCCTCTTCTCCCTGAAGACCCTGAAGTGCGGGCCACCAGCCCCAAGTCCCTTAAGCTCCCAGGTCCCTAAGCCCCGCCCCTCGCTGTCAGTTTCCCCGGTCCCGCCCCCTTAGGCCCGGCCTCTCGACTCCGCCTTCACTCCCTCCGCAATCTTCGCGGACCTCCCTCCTCGGTGGTTAGTTTTGGGATGAGGAACCACCCACCTCCAGTGCTGCGCAATGATCAAAGGAGACCCAGACTCAGGGAGCCTGCCATGTGCCCGCCCTGTGATGAGAGAGGCAAAGAAACTAAACCCAAAGCCCATAGGGCCTACTGTGTCCCTGCCCTGTGTCGGGATTTGTAAAGGAATCAGACCCAATCATGAGAGTATATCTGCTGTGTCCCCTTGAAGAGAAGACTCAGACCCTGAAAAGGGCTTACTGTGCTGTGTGTCCTCCCAGTGCAAGGGATCATCAAAGAATTAAAACTAGTGCTTGCACCCCAACACCACTCACTCTTTCCCCACTCCAAGCTGGAGGACACAGGACTCAGACCTACACTGTAAAGAGAGCCTACGCCATTCTGAGAGCCACTGAGCCCCTAAAGACAGCCTGCTGTCTGGTCGTCCTGTGAGCGATGCGGGGGATACAGCAGGGACCAAGACAGCCCTGGACCCTCCCCttaaggagctcacagtccagtGGGAAGACAGACCCATCATCAGAGTGTTTTGACCTGGGATGAGAAGACTCCAGGGGACTGAGGGAGGCCAAAAGGAGAGACCTGATCTAGCCCAGGAGGAGAAGGGTCAGGGGAGACTCCCTGGAGGAGGAGACAGCTGATTTGAGAAGTCAGGTAGGCAAAGAatgtttcaggcagaaggaacaacAAGATCAAAGGCCCAGAGGTGGACGATCTCATACCACTGCTAAAAACTATCAATgtgagccaggcatagtggctcacacctgtaatctcagcactttggaaggctgaggcaggaggatgccttgaggccaggagttccagaccagcctgagcaacataggggagacccccatctctatttaaaaaattaaaaataaacgtGGCTACAGCAGCAACAGGGACCAATTCATAAAGGATCTGTGGGCCATGGTGAGGAGCCTGGACTTTGTCTCCAGGGCTCCTGGGGAGCCAtcaagggttttgtttgtttgtttgttttttgagatggagtctcgctctgtcactctggctggagtgcagtgatgcaatttcagctcactgcaacctccgactcccaggttcaagcaattctcctgcctcagcctcccaaatagctgggattacaggtgcacaccaccacgcacagctaatttttgtatttttagtaaagatggggttgcaccgtgttggtcaggctggtcttgaactcctgacctcaggtgatccgcctgccttggccacccaaagtgctgggattataggagtgagccaccgtgcctggcccccatcAAGGGGTTTTAAGCAGGGAAAGGGATTTGGATTTTAGGAAGATCTCATTGCAGGGGATTAATACATACATGTAAACAGGTAATTCCACAAATAATCACAATGTTGATGGACACAGAATGTGTAAGAAGAGGTCCCTGACCCAATTCCATCTGGACACTGCACCCCAGATGGTATGTGAGAAGCTTTAGAGGCCAGATGGGGGAGGAAGGAAAGCAGTTCTCTTTCATAGCTCCCTCTCCTAGTCCCCAGATGCTTCCTTCATTTCCACAAGAAATTCttgcattcagcaaatatttatagaacacttcctgtgtgccaggcactgctttaGATACAATGGTGAATGAATAAGGCAGACAAAAATTCTTCCTTTATGATAATTCTTTTCTATTGAGGGAGGCAAAAAGAGGTAAAcataatgtaaaagaacagatatagccgggcgcggtggctcacgcctgtaatcccagcattttgggaggccgaggtgggcagatcacctgaggtcaggagttcaagaccaacctgaccaacatggtgaaatcccatctctaccaaaaataccaaaattagccgggagtggtggcgtgcgcttgtaatcgcacctactcgggaggctgaggcaggagaatcgcttgaaccgagtaggcggaggttgcagtgagccaagttcgtgtcactgcactccagcctgggcgacagagtgagattccgtctctctctatatatattttaagggtagggatttttgtgttttgtgcaGCGTGCTTTCTCAACCCGTAAAGTGCCTGATGGCTGGATACGGTGGGTCACGCCGGTAATCCTAacgctttggaaggccgaggcgggaggatcgcttagagaccaggagttcgagtccagcctgggtaacacagcaagaccccatctctataaaatgcatacatatatccAGGAGTAGcggtgcgcatctgtaatcccagctactcgggaggatgaggcgggagaatcgcttgaacccaggaggcggaggtttcagtgagctgagatcgcgctactgcactccagcctgggccatagagtaagaccctgtctcaaaaattaaaaaaaaagaaaaaaaaattttgaagaaaagaaatacctgacacaGAAAAAgcgttcaataaatatttcttgcatGAATAAAAGTACTTTCGCTGGGACATTTTTCCCCACACCTACCCTCCAGCCAGCCCCGGGATCTATAACGCTCTCTCTGAGTGAAGACACAGAGGTGATGAGATCGGGTAACCCACAGGCGCCCGAGCCCCAGCCGCGCAAGCTCACGATTGGGCCAGAAGTGAGGATGAACAAGCATTTAGCCCAATAGAAAGTCGTAGTTCTCTTGCTGGGCGTGGCTTGAATGACTTCGGTGGCCTCCTCCTGGGAGGGAGCTGAAGCCGCTCGCAAGACTCCCGTAGTCCCCACCTCTCTCAGCTTCCGGCTGGTAGTAGTTCCGCTTCCTGTCCGACTGTGGTGTCTTTGCTGAGGGTCACATTGAGCTGCAGGTTGAATCCGGGGTGCCTTTAGGTGAGTGTGGAGGGTTCTGTAACCTGGGACCCCAGTCTAGCGGGCTGAGGAGCCGGACCCCAGCTTCCCTGAGAACGGGTTGAGGCTTCCGGCTGGCGGCGTCCGGCCTCCCTGGACCCCGGGGCCCTGTTGTTCTGTTCATCGTAAGAGCTAACAATGATACGGTTCTTCCTTGATGCCAGGCAACATCCCAAAcaactttaattaatttatttaactctCCCACCAGCCCTATGAGATAGGGCCTGCGATTATCCCCTTTTGTCAGTAAACAGGCTCAGAGATACCAAGCGACCTAGCTGAACCTACACAGCGACCAGGATTTGGCCCAGGAGTTTGTCCTCCAGGGCTCTTCATGGCTAATTCACAGGCGTGGCCTCTCGCGGCTTGCCTGGGCCGCAGCCTGGCTCCCGGGTGTCCAGTCCATCCTCCCTTTTGGACGTTGGAGGGGCCGCAGCGTCATCTCCGATGCACCCTCATCCTCAGATACCGGGTAGAGATCTCGCCGGTAACGATCCTTCCTACTGCGTCTGTGCCCCAGCAGCTGGTGTTTTACACCCCACTTCCCCACCGAAAGACTGTTTTAGTGCTCCAGACCCCCACCACCACCTTGCGTCGCTTGAATTTGACACTGCTCTGCAAGTCTCTGTATAGCCCCACGACTCCTAGGATTCCCTGGAATATAGATACTTTTCTCTCAGGCTCCCGACGAACACTGTCACTTCTTCAGAGACATTATATTAAAGGTGTTTAACCCTGGGTCCGCAGAGTTGGTAGAATTCAAGGAATGCTAGTACTTgaattggggtggggggtggaattGCATCTGTGTTTTTACTAACCTTTTGAGGCAGCAACCTCGGTAGTACTAGCAGCAGCTGTGATTTTGTTAGCAATGAAAATCATagacattccttttttttgtttttctccttttttgagacagggtctctgtgtcacccaggctggcgtgcagtggagaaatcttggcttactgcaacctctgcttccctgtgCAAGCGAtcctgcctcagtagctgggaccacaggcacgtgccaccacacctggctaattttaattttttttttttttttttgagacaagatcttgctgtatcgcccaggctggagtacaatggcacaatctcggctcactgcaacctccgcctcctgggttcaagtgattctcctgccccagcctccctggtagctgggattacaggtgcatgccaccatgcccagctaattttttgtatttttagtagagatggggtttcaccatattggccaagctggtcttgaactcctgacctcaggtgatccacccacctcggcttcccaaagtgctgggattacaggcgtgagccacctcttccggccaattttaatattttttttgtagagatgagatggagtttcaccatgttgcccaggctggtcttgaactcctgggctcaagcgatcctcccacctcagcattccaaagtgctgggattacaggtgtgaaccattgtgcTCCACCCAAAATCACAGGTATTCTTATACCACATTATAACAGCAAATGTCACAAAATACTGTATTCATTCATGATTActtcaaaattgtatttttttttttttgagacagtgtttttgctctgttgcccaggttggagtgcactggcacaatctcggctcactgcaacctccgcctcctgggtttaagcgattcttttgcctcaacatccagagtagctgggattataggcacctgccaccacgcccagctaatttttatatttttagtagagccagggtttcaccatgttggccaggctggtcttgaactcctgacctcaggtgatccacccccctggcctcacaaagtgctaggattacaggtgtgagccaccgcacccggcgaaAATTGTATTCCTTAATGAATCCTCAGCTGGATATAACTGCTTTTCTTTGTGATGCTGTGCAGGTTTTTTTCACTTCATGTACTCATGGAGCCtatgcaatttttaaatacatttaaacataTTCAGGCCGGGTTTGGTGTCTCCgttctgtaatctcaacattttgggaggccaagccgggcggatcatttgaggtcagaagttggagagcagtctgaccaacatggtaaaaccttgtctaaaatacaaaaaaattagcagggcatggtggcaggtgcctgtaatctcagctgttcaggaggctgaggcaacagaattgcttgaatcttggaggcggagtttgcagtgagcctaggtcgTACcagtgagcctgggtgacagagcaagactctgtcttaaaaaaagaaaaaaaaaaacattcagcGAGAGGTTTCTGGGATTCATCAGACTGCTGAGGAGTTTGTGGCACCAAAAAGATTAAGAATCTTTGCAGTGTAGATTATGCCAACAACGGAGGCAGCCCACCAGTTATTTTTATGCCGTTTAACCGTAGGAAGTCACTTAGACACCCTGTTCCTTCCTCGTCTGGGCAATGGTGATAGTAATAGTTCCTACCTTTTAGAGTGGCTATAGGAGTAAAGTGTGTAGAACAgcgcctggcatgtagtaagcacTCAGTGAGTGTTAGCTCATGTTATTTGGGGACCAGGCTTGATTTTGCTGAGGAGTTGTACCCCAACCCTGCCGCGACCTCGACACTCAGATGTGTGGATTCGCCCTGCCCCTCATCTCTGTGTATGTTGAGAGGCAGGAACTTGTTCACACCCAGCCCATTGTTCTGTGCCTGCCCTCTTCCATTGATTCTGGGTAGTCTGGCTTGCTCAGGGCCCCTGGGGCCCCTGCTGACACCCACTCCTTTCGCCTCCAGGATTCAGCACCATGGCGGAAGACATGGAGACCAAAATCAAGAACTACAAGACTGCCCCTTTTGACAGCCGCTTCCCCAACCAGAACCAGACTAGAAACTGCTGGCAGAACTACCTGGGTAAGCAGGACCTTTCCCTGGCCACATACCTCGAGTCACTCACCGCTTGCCTCTTCCTAGGGGACccatccaccccagcctcctcccttTTATTCTGAACATCCTTACTCTGGAAGGCCCATGCCTCTCATCACCTGCTGTTCAGGTCCAGGCTAGGGTTACAAACTTTAGTTcctgcaatgattttttttttatttaaattttttattattattatggtttggttttgtttttttccagagatggggtctcactttgtcacctaggctggagtgcagtggtgcaatcatagctcactgcagcctcaacctcctgggctcaagaggtccccctacctcagcctctcgagtagctgggaccacaggcccacactactgcacttggctaatttttttgtagagaagaggtctcagtttgttgcccaggctggtctcaaactcttggcttcatgcgctcttcctgcctcagcttctcaaagtgttgggattataggtgtgagccaccgtgcctggcccctacaatgattttttttaaagctgtatgTGTGTGCGTACTGTGACATGTACAGAAAGCACATAACAAACATGTACAGCTAAATGAATAATTCTAAAGTGAACCCCTTGTGCAACCATAACCTGGAGAGAAAAGCAGACATTGCCCACACTCTCATCtccctgccttcttttttttttttttgagatggagttttgctcttgttgcccaggctggagtgcaatggtgcaatcttggctcactgcaacctccgcctcccgggttcaagcaattctcctgcctcagtcccccaagtagctgggattacaggcacctgccaccacacccagctaattttttgtatttttagtagagacggggtttctccatgttggtcaggctggtctcaaactcctgacctcaggtgatccacccgcctcggcctcccaaaatgctgggattacaggcatgagccaccacgcctggcctccccaCCTTCTTTATGTCCTGTCTGGAACACAGCACCCCGCTCTCCCCAGTAGAGAAGTGAC contains:
- the ETV2 gene encoding ETS translocation variant 2 isoform X3, which encodes MDLWNWDEAPPQEVPPGNKLAGLEGAKLGFCFPDLALQGDTPTATAETCWKGTSSSLASFPQLDWGSALLHPEVPWGAEPDSQALPWSGDWTDMACTAWDSWSGASQTLGPAPLGPGPIPAAGSEGAAGQNCVPVAGGATSWSRAQAAGSNTSWDCSVGPDGDTYWGSGLGGEPRTDCTISWGGPAGPDCTTSWNPGLHAGGTTSLKRYQSSALTVFSEPSPQSDRASLARCPKTNHRGPIQLWQFLLELLHDGARSSCIRWTGNSREFQLCDPKEVARLWGERKRKPGMNYEKLSRGLRYYYRRDIVRKSGGRKYTYRFGGRVPSLAYPECAGGGRGAVTQ
- the ETV2 gene encoding ETS translocation variant 2 isoform X1, producing MDLWNWDEAPPQEVPPGNKLAGLGRLPRLPQRVWGGCPGGASADPNPLSPAEGAKLGFCFPDLALQGDTPTATAETCWKGTSSSLASFPQLDWGSALLHPEVPWGAEPDSQALPWSGDWTDMACTAWDSWSGASQTLGPAPLGPGPIPAAGSEGAAGQNCVPVAGGATSWSRAQAAGSNTSWDCSVGPDGDTYWGSGLGGEPRTDCTISWGGPAGPDCTTSWNPGLHAGGTTSLKRYQSSALTVFSEPSPQSDRASLARCPKTNHRGPIQLWQFLLELLHDGARSSCIRWTGNSREFQLCDPKEVARLWGERKRKPGMNYEKLSRGLRYYYRRDIVRKSGGRKYTYRFGGRVPSLAYPECAGGGRGAVTQ
- the ETV2 gene encoding ETS translocation variant 2 isoform X2, which encodes MDLWNWDEAPPQEVPPGNKLAGLGRLPRLPQRVWGGCPGGASADPNPLSPAEGAKLGFCFPDLALQGDTPTATAETCWKEPDSQALPWSGDWTDMACTAWDSWSGASQTLGPAPLGPGPIPAAGSEGAAGQNCVPVAGGATSWSRAQAAGSNTSWDCSVGPDGDTYWGSGLGGEPRTDCTISWGGPAGPDCTTSWNPGLHAGGTTSLKRYQSSALTVFSEPSPQSDRASLARCPKTNHRGPIQLWQFLLELLHDGARSSCIRWTGNSREFQLCDPKEVARLWGERKRKPGMNYEKLSRGLRYYYRRDIVRKSGGRKYTYRFGGRVPSLAYPECAGGGRGAVTQ
- the ETV2 gene encoding ETS translocation variant 2 isoform X4; translation: MACTAWDSWSGASQTLGPAPLGPGPIPAAGSEGAAGQNCVPVAGGATSWSRAQAAGSNTSWDCSVGPDGDTYWGSGLGGEPRTDCTISWGGPAGPDCTTSWNPGLHAGGTTSLKRYQSSALTVFSEPSPQSDRASLARCPKTNHRGPIQLWQFLLELLHDGARSSCIRWTGNSREFQLCDPKEVARLWGERKRKPGMNYEKLSRGLRYYYRRDIVRKSGGRKYTYRFGGRVPSLAYPECAGGGRGAVTQ